The Drosophila biarmipes strain raj3 chromosome 2L, RU_DBia_V1.1, whole genome shotgun sequence genome has a window encoding:
- the LOC108033468 gene encoding aladin, whose product MEPERNTDGNRNIPPTRCIINGRYNRSITEVYHFLSNLAIEYWNWLLGKLDQLKNFCYRPICNLKLTLSADPEILDRISQTRGWKTAAFRCLEFHPTTSLMALVTNQDIILIHDGRSTSPTRLQNFQQKDITCAAFRPWSPACDLAVGCASGIYLWRESGRSKCNIRHMLGTHLMRHLQDEGHNYVTSLQWNEDGTILISAALSSSHIILWEPDCQQKIRLIPAPNSLSPIALLRYSPDFQVLFCASCDAGASLCQLSRSKWKAQQVLMRNRIQTAVWTTCSSYLLFVREGGTRVYSCTNDGESAIFLRPRPQWRVELVVDLQQVTSCSGEQRSCGEPHSFAMDPLGLYMAVIFKQRSFVLLCLLTNLRLGSPRLLPLEFIDCDAAGEEYPTCMGFGISDQETRCLVICWDKGHIQRYLLTAKCLQEAQVIHNINR is encoded by the coding sequence atggaaCCAGAACGGAATACAGACGGTAACAGGAATATCCCTCCAACCAGATGTATTATAAATGGCCGGTATAACCGTAGTATAACCGAAGTATACCATTTCCTGAGCAACTTGGCCATTGAATATTGGAACTGGCTTCTCGGAAAACTGGACCAGCTGAAAAACTTCTGCTACCGACCCATATGCAACTTAAAGCTAACGCTATCTGCAGATCCTGAGATTCTGGATAGGATTAGCCAAACAAGGGGATGGAAAACCGCGGCCTTTCGATGCTTAGAGTTCCACCCAACCACATCTTTAATGGCCTTAGTCACTAATCAAGATATCATTCTGATCCATGATGGGAGGAGTACTTCACCCACCAGACTGCAGAACTTTCAGCAAAAGGACATCACCTGTGCGGCCTTTCGTCCTTGGTCACCTGCCTGCGATTTAGCCGTGGGATGTGCCTCTGGTATATATTTATGGAGGGAAAGTGGAAGGTCCAAATGCAATATTCGCCACATGCTGGGCACTCATCTCATGAGGCACCTGCAGGACGAGGGGCACAACTACGTTACTTCTCTCCAGTGGAACGAAGATGGCACCATCCTGATCAGCGCCGCTTTGAGCTCATCACACATAATCCTCTGGGAACCGGACTGTCAGCAGAAGATTCGCCTGATCCCAGCTCCCAACAGCCTGAGCCCCATTGCCCTACTGCGATATAGTCCCGATTTCCAGGTGCTCTTCTGCGCCTCCTGCGATGCCGGGGCCAGTCTGTGCCAGCTGAGTAGGTCAAAGTGGAAAGCGCAGCAGGTCCTCATGCGGAATCGCATTCAAACGGCTGTCTGGACCACTTGCAGCTCATATCTGCTCTTTGTGCGGGAGGGCGGCACCCGTGTTTACTCGTGTACCAACGATGGCGAATCAGCGATTTTCCTCCGCCCCAGACCCCAGTGGAGGGTCGAGTTGGTGGTGGACCTGCAGCAGGTCACCAGTTGCTCTGGGGAGCAGAGGTCCTGCGGTGAGCCCCACTCCTTCGCCATGGATCCCCTGGGCCTCTACATGGCCGTAATCTTCAAGCAGCGGTCCTTCGTCCTGCTCTGCCTTTTGACCAATTTGCGACTGGGCTCACCGCGCCTCCTGCCCCTCGAATTTATTGACTGCGATGCCGCTGGCGAGGAGTATCCAACTTGCATGGGATTTGGTATATCCGATCAGGAAACTCGATGTCTGGTGATTTGCTGGGATAAGGGGCATATTCAGCGATACCTACTCACTGCAAAGTGCTTGCAGGAGGCCCAGGTCATTCATAACATAAATCGGTAA